In Stigmatopora nigra isolate UIUO_SnigA chromosome 18, RoL_Snig_1.1, whole genome shotgun sequence, one genomic interval encodes:
- the dmc1 gene encoding meiotic recombination protein DMC1/LIM15 homolog, with product MKSSEDQVVEENASFQDEEDSFFQDIDLLQKHGINAADIKKLKLVGICTVKGIQMTTRKALCNIKGMSDAKVEKIKEAAGKILDIGFQTAFEYSAKRKNVFHITTGSQEFDKLLGGGMESMAITEAFGEFRTGKTQLSHTLCVTAQLPGEGVYSGGKVIFIDTENTFRPDRLRDIAQRFNVDHDAVLDNVLYARAYTSEHQMELLDFVAAKFHEEAGVFKLLIIDSIMALFRVDFSGRGELAERQQKLAQMLSRLQKISEEYNVAVFVTNQMTADPGAGMTFQADPKKPIGGHILAHASTTRVSLRKGRAEMRIAKIFDSPDMPENEATFAITAGGITDAKD from the exons ATGAAAAGTTCCGAAGACCAAGTTGTTGAAGAAAATGCTTCATTTCAGGATGAAGAG GATTCCTTCTTCCAAGACATTGACCTCCTGCAAAAACATGGAATA AATGCGGCAGATATCAAAAAGCTCAAGTTAGTGGGCATCTGCACAGTTAAAGGAATTCAAATGACGACTCGGAAAGCTTTGTGCAATATTAAAGGCATGTCAGAtgctaaagtggaaaaaatcaaGGAGGCTGCTGGAAAAATActg GATATTGGCTTCCAGACTGCCTTTGAGTACAGtgcaaagaggaaaaatgttttccacATCACCACGGGAAGTCAAGAGTTTGA tAAACTTTTAGGTGGAGGAATGGAAAGTATGGCCATCACAGAAGCTTTTGGAG AGTTCCGCACTGGAAAAACGCAACTCTCACATACGCTCTGTG TGACTGCTCAGCTACCCGGAGAAGGTGTCTACTCTGGTGGGAAGGTCATCTTTATTGACACCGAAAACACCTT TCGCCCGGACAGACTACGAGACATTGCTCAGAGGTTTAACGTGGACCACGACGCCGTCCTTGACAATGTCCTTTACGCTCGGGCTTACACGA GTGAACACCAGATGGAGCTATTGGACTTTGTAGCAGCCAAATTCCATGAGGAAGCAGGAGTCTTCAAACTTTTG ATTATAGATTCCATCATGGCGCTGTTCAGGGTGGACTTTTCGGGTCGAGGGGAGCTGGCAGAGAGGCAGCAGAAACTGGCCCAGATGCTCTCCAGGCTCCAGAAGATCTCTGAAG AATACaatgttgctgtttttgtgACCAATCAAATGACCGCAGATCCCGGCGCCGGGATGAC ATTCCAAGCCGACCCCAAAAAGCCCATCGGGGGCCACATTTTGGCCCACGCGTCCACCACCAGGGTGAGTTTGAGAAAAGGTCGTGCTGAGATGAGAATTGCCAAAAtttttgacag CCCAGATATGCCTGAGAATGAGGCCACTTTTGCCATCACCGCTGGAGGAATTACTGATGCTAAAGATTGA
- the LOC144211939 gene encoding transmembrane protein 238-like: METETERHGGGVGRCKCSFWFAVAHDILGAIIMLAGVFGGLAVRDLFIYAGGIVIFLSLIWWVFWYSGNIDVPPEELEDCVGPPRRKNPGPGRLSRRIRNSLRKKPAPDNHVALFTIYDGAASSSTSSQNFARETLSI; encoded by the coding sequence ATGGAAACGGAGACGGAGCGCCATGGCGGAGGAGTGGGCCGCTGCAAGTGCTCCTTCTGGTTCGCCGTGGCCCACGACATCCTGGGCGCCATCATCATGTTGGCGGGGGTCTTTGGGGGCCTGGCCGTACGCGACCTCTTCATCTACGCCGGCGGGATCGTCATCTTCCTCAGCCTCATCTGGTGGGTCTTCTGGTACTCGGGCAACATCGACGTGCCTCCCGAGGAGTTGGAGGACTGCGTGGGCCCGCCCCGCCGCAAGAATCCAGGACCGGGGCGCCTGTCTCGCCGAATTCGGAACTCTCTGAGGAAAAAACCCGCGCCCGATAACCACGTGGCTCTTTTCACCATCTATGACGGCGCCGCCTCGTCGTCGACGTCATCTCAGAACTTTGCCAGAGAAACTCTTTCAATATGA